In Bifidobacterium adolescentis ATCC 15703, the sequence AGGTTTGCAATATGGGCAAACCTCGAAGGAACGGTGGAACTTCGTTAAGAAGCCGAGATCAGAAGTTGCCGCCGTTCCAACCCCAGTCGGTCGTGGCGGTGTAGCGGATGTAAGTGCGGTCGGCCGGAATGCCCAGTTCCTTGCCCAGCGCGGCCATGATCTGCTCCGTCAGCTTCTCCCAGGCGGAACCCGGCACGGAACGGCCGAACACATTCACTTCCACGTATGCGGCCGGCTTGGAATCGTCACCGCCGAAATAAATCGGCATATTGTCTTCGAACGGGCACATCAGCCAGCCTTCAGACTTGCCGGGAACGGCAGAAATCGCCTTGCCGTAGGCCGTCTTCAGCGCCTCGCGCTGCCCAGGGGTGGTGGATACGGAAACGTGCGTGTGGATGACTGGCATTGCTGCTCCTTGCAATCGTTGAAATATATTGTTCTTCGTTACCCAAGTTTAGGTGGTCTGCGCGCGAGTGTTAAATATCCCGTGTGAGAAAACTGATTGAACAGCTTATGAAATTCGGCATTGTGGGTGTGATCGCCTTCATCATCGACTGGGGTATTCTAAACATTCTCGTCGGCGCCTTCCACATGCACAACGTGCTCGCCGCCACCATCTCGTTTATCATCTCGTTGATCTTCAACTATGTCGCCAGCATGAAGATGGTGTTCAAGCACCGTGAGGACATGGCTCGCTGGATGGAGATCGTCATCTTCGTGGTCGGCGCGGTGATCGGCCTGTTTATGAACGACGCCATCATCTGGATTTCCACGTACGGCATGAACCATGATGCGTATGTCTCTCAAAGCGCCGAATATCTGATCCGTACCAACGTGGGCAAGCTTATCGCCACCGCCGTGGTGATGGTGTGGAACTTCGTGACACGCAAGTGGTTGTTGGACGATACGCATACCAACGCCACGAACCGTCTGAAGAAGAAGGAAAACCGCCTGAGCCCGGAGGAGCTGGAGGCCAAGTGGGAGAACAGTTTCTCGCACAAGCTGGGCGTGTGGTCGCTGGAACATACGCCGAAGGGCTGGCCGAAGTAGCTGGCGGCGTTTCGTATACGGCATACGAAAAGGCGCGTCCGAATCGGATTTTTATTGCGATTCGGACGCGCCTTTCTGCGGTTGGCGTACGTTTCCTGGGATTGCCGGCTCGGTTATACGGTTCACGCACTCACGTTGGTAAGCGTCGGCTGTTCGGTGGATTCTTTGATCTGCTTGAATCCAAGCATGGCGATCGCCAGCGACGTCAACGCCAACGCCGTCACCACAATGAAACCGCCCCGCGAGCCCATGCGGTCGATGAACTGTCCGGCGATCGCGGAACCGACCGAACCGCCGATCGAATTCATTGCGCCCATCCAAGCCATACCCTCCGTGAAACGTGTGGGCGGAACCAGGTGCAGCATCAGCTGGTTGCCGTTCACCCACGTCGGAGCCTGGCAGACGCCGATGCACAGGTAGATGATCATGATCACCCATAAATGCTTGGCGAACATGAACGAACCGATTCCAAGATTCACCACCGCAAGACAGAAGTAGAAACGCTTCCACAGTGGAATCGTCCAATTTTTCGCACCATACACGAGCGCGCCGATCAGAGAGCTGAACGAGAAGCAGGCGAATACGAAACCGGTGAACTGCTTCATATGCGCCTCTGTGGCGAACGCGACGATCGAAATGCCTGCGGCCGACTGGAACGCGCCCAAACCGAACCACGTCACGCACACCGCAATCAGGCCCGGACCCCAAATCGATTCCTTGCTGCCT encodes:
- a CDS encoding phenylpyruvate tautomerase MIF-related protein gives rise to the protein MPVIHTHVSVSTTPGQREALKTAYGKAISAVPGKSEGWLMCPFEDNMPIYFGGDDSKPAAYVEVNVFGRSVPGSAWEKLTEQIMAALGKELGIPADRTYIRYTATTDWGWNGGNF
- a CDS encoding GtrA family protein — encoded protein: MKFGIVGVIAFIIDWGILNILVGAFHMHNVLAATISFIISLIFNYVASMKMVFKHREDMARWMEIVIFVVGAVIGLFMNDAIIWISTYGMNHDAYVSQSAEYLIRTNVGKLIATAVVMVWNFVTRKWLLDDTHTNATNRLKKKENRLSPEELEAKWENSFSHKLGVWSLEHTPKGWPK